One part of the Paraburkholderia flagellata genome encodes these proteins:
- the fabI gene encoding enoyl-ACP reductase FabI encodes MGFLAGKRILLTGLLSNRSIAYGIAQACKREGAELAFTYVGDRFKDRITEFAREFDSDLVFPCDVADDAQIEALFTDLKQHWDTLDGLVHSIGFAPREAIAGDFLDGMTRENFRIAHDISAYSFPALAKAAKPMLAQNASLLTLTYLGAERAIPNYNTMGVAKAALEASVRYLAVALGAQGVRVNGISAGPIKTLAASGIKGFGKILDFVEQNAPLQRNVTIEQVGNSAAFLLSDLAAGVTAEIMHVDSGFNAVVGGMAGLE; translated from the coding sequence ATGGGCTTCCTCGCTGGCAAACGTATTCTGTTGACCGGCCTGCTGTCGAACCGTTCGATCGCGTACGGCATCGCGCAGGCATGCAAGCGCGAAGGCGCGGAACTGGCGTTCACGTACGTTGGCGACCGCTTCAAGGACCGCATCACCGAGTTCGCGCGAGAATTCGACAGCGATCTCGTGTTCCCCTGCGATGTGGCCGACGACGCGCAAATCGAAGCGCTCTTCACCGACCTCAAGCAGCATTGGGACACCCTCGACGGCCTCGTCCACTCGATCGGCTTCGCGCCGCGCGAGGCGATCGCGGGCGACTTTCTCGATGGCATGACCCGCGAGAACTTCCGTATCGCGCACGATATTTCGGCGTACAGCTTCCCGGCGCTCGCCAAGGCCGCCAAGCCGATGCTCGCCCAGAACGCTTCGCTGCTGACGCTGACCTATCTCGGCGCCGAACGCGCCATCCCGAACTACAACACCATGGGTGTCGCGAAGGCCGCACTCGAAGCGAGCGTGCGTTATCTCGCAGTGGCGCTCGGCGCGCAAGGCGTGCGCGTGAACGGCATCTCCGCTGGCCCGATCAAGACGCTTGCGGCAAGCGGCATCAAGGGCTTTGGCAAGATTCTCGACTTCGTCGAGCAAAACGCCCCGCTGCAACGTAACGTGACCATCGAGCAGGTCGGCAATTCTGCCGCGTTCCTGCTCTCCGATCTGGCAGCCGGCGTAACCGCCGAGATCATGCACGTCGACTCGGGCTTCAACGCTGTGGTTGGCGGAATGGCCGGACTCGAGTAA
- a CDS encoding extracellular solute-binding protein encodes MTTGTRGRTAHGALGATVPAARLVPGKRLAAICLALASGLMAMPSAHAVYAIAQYGEPKYPQGFAHFDYVNPDAPKGGTLVLANPDRLTSFDKFNPFTLRGNAAPGLGMLFESLTTGSSDEVASAYGLLADDIRIAPDAHSVTFHINPKARFSNGDPVTAEDVKFSLDTLKSRQAAPSMQAYFSEITRAVVVDPATIRFEFHSNNRELPLIAGGMPVFSHKWGLRPDGSRIAFDQLAFEQPIGSGPYVIDRYSNGRTITYKLDPNYWGRDLQVRVGTNNFERITYKLYSDDVARLEAFKAGEYDALVEYVARNWVRRDVGKRFESGELIKREFPQHNGTGMQGFVMNLRKPVFQDVRVRRALDLALDFQWLNRMLFYSQYRRIDSWFANTQLQAKGLPSPGELALLEPWRKSLDPAVFGPPPSQPVTTPPGSLRANLLKARALLADAGWTYRDGALRNAKGEPFTFEVLDDTSASAQWAPIMAQYTQALRRLGIQVNYRSVDFALYQKRLDAFDFDMTTIKFPDVQVPGAEQVDRFGSKAADEPGSGNLLGLKSPAVDAILGALTQAQTLQQLLDATHALDRVLMHGYYVVPQWYSATHRVAYKNTLAYPAKLPLYYGANDWIISTWWLKSQPLPQPGPQAAGH; translated from the coding sequence ATGACGACAGGAACGCGAGGCAGGACGGCGCACGGCGCGCTTGGGGCAACCGTTCCTGCGGCACGCCTCGTGCCTGGAAAAAGGCTGGCGGCCATCTGTCTGGCGCTCGCATCCGGGCTGATGGCCATGCCATCCGCGCATGCGGTCTACGCCATCGCGCAGTATGGCGAGCCCAAATATCCGCAAGGATTCGCTCACTTCGATTACGTGAATCCGGATGCGCCCAAGGGCGGCACGCTCGTCCTCGCCAATCCCGACCGTCTCACGAGCTTCGACAAATTCAACCCGTTCACGCTGCGCGGCAATGCGGCGCCGGGCCTCGGCATGCTGTTCGAGAGCCTCACGACAGGGAGCAGCGACGAAGTGGCGTCCGCCTACGGACTACTCGCAGACGACATCCGCATCGCGCCCGACGCGCACTCGGTGACATTCCACATCAATCCGAAGGCGCGTTTTTCGAACGGCGACCCGGTAACGGCCGAAGACGTGAAGTTTTCGCTCGATACCCTGAAGAGCCGCCAGGCCGCGCCCTCCATGCAGGCGTATTTCAGCGAGATCACGCGCGCGGTGGTGGTCGATCCCGCGACGATCCGTTTCGAGTTCCACAGCAACAACCGCGAACTGCCGCTCATTGCGGGCGGCATGCCTGTGTTCTCGCACAAGTGGGGTTTGCGCCCGGACGGCAGCCGCATCGCCTTCGATCAGCTCGCGTTCGAGCAGCCGATCGGCAGCGGGCCGTATGTGATCGACCGCTACTCGAACGGCCGCACGATCACCTACAAACTCGACCCGAACTACTGGGGCCGGGACCTGCAGGTGCGCGTGGGCACCAACAACTTCGAGCGCATTACCTACAAGCTCTATTCGGATGACGTGGCGCGCCTCGAGGCCTTCAAGGCTGGCGAGTACGACGCGCTCGTCGAATACGTGGCGCGCAACTGGGTGCGGCGCGATGTCGGCAAGCGCTTCGAGAGCGGCGAGCTCATCAAGCGCGAGTTCCCGCAGCACAATGGCACCGGCATGCAGGGCTTCGTCATGAATCTGCGCAAGCCCGTGTTCCAGGATGTGCGCGTGCGCCGCGCGCTCGACCTCGCGCTTGACTTCCAGTGGCTCAACCGCATGCTGTTTTATAGCCAGTACCGTCGCATCGACAGCTGGTTCGCGAACACGCAGTTGCAGGCCAAGGGCTTGCCGTCGCCAGGCGAGCTTGCATTGCTCGAGCCGTGGCGCAAGTCACTCGATCCCGCCGTATTCGGGCCGCCGCCGTCGCAGCCCGTTACGACGCCGCCGGGATCGCTGCGCGCGAATCTCCTCAAGGCGCGCGCGCTTCTGGCCGACGCCGGCTGGACCTACCGCGACGGCGCGCTGCGCAACGCGAAGGGCGAGCCGTTCACGTTCGAAGTGCTCGACGACACGAGCGCTTCGGCGCAGTGGGCGCCGATCATGGCGCAGTACACTCAGGCGCTCAGGCGGCTCGGCATCCAGGTGAACTATCGCTCGGTGGATTTCGCGCTCTACCAGAAGCGGCTCGACGCCTTCGACTTCGACATGACGACCATCAAGTTCCCCGACGTCCAGGTGCCCGGCGCGGAACAGGTCGACCGCTTCGGCAGCAAGGCCGCCGACGAGCCGGGCTCGGGCAATCTGCTGGGCCTGAAGTCGCCCGCGGTCGATGCGATCCTGGGGGCGCTCACGCAGGCGCAAACGCTGCAGCAACTGCTCGACGCCACGCATGCGCTCGACCGGGTGCTGATGCACGGCTACTATGTGGTGCCGCAGTGGTACAGCGCGACGCACCGCGTGGCGTACAAGAACACGCTGGCGTATCCGGCGAAATTGCCGCTGTACTATGGCGCGAACGACTGGATCATCTCGACGTGGTGGCTGAAGTCACAACCCCTGCCGCAGCCCGGGCCGCAAGCGGCTGGTCATTAA
- a CDS encoding microcin C ABC transporter permease YejB — MWSYIVKRLLLMIPTLLGVLTLTFGVIQFVPGGPVEQAVRELRRGAEQGMPFGMRAHSGVDAQQIAQLKQLYGFDKPPLQRYFLMLSRFARFDLGQSYFHHQSVWSLIISKLPVSISIGLWTFFLTYLISVPLGIAKAVRNGSRFDLVTSLVVLVGYAIPGFVLGVLLLVLFGGGSFLQLFPLRNLTSDNWDTLSIGGKILDYLWHITLPVTASVVGSFAVTTMLTKNAFLEEIRRQYVLTARAKGLSQRTVLWKHVFRNALLPLVVGFPAAFIGAFFTGSLLIETLFSLDGLGLLSYESVVRRDYPVVLGTLYLFTLIGLLTKLISDLCYVWVDPRIQFEQLER; from the coding sequence ATGTGGAGCTACATCGTCAAACGCCTGCTGCTGATGATCCCGACGCTGCTCGGCGTGCTCACGCTGACCTTCGGCGTGATCCAGTTCGTTCCGGGCGGCCCCGTCGAGCAGGCGGTGCGCGAGTTGCGGCGGGGCGCGGAGCAGGGCATGCCGTTCGGCATGCGTGCGCATTCGGGCGTGGACGCGCAGCAGATCGCGCAGCTCAAGCAGCTCTACGGCTTCGACAAGCCGCCGCTGCAGCGCTATTTTCTGATGCTCAGCCGCTTCGCGCGCTTCGATCTCGGGCAGAGCTATTTCCATCACCAGAGCGTCTGGTCGCTCATCATCTCCAAGCTGCCGGTGTCGATCAGCATTGGGCTGTGGACCTTCTTTCTCACTTATCTGATATCGGTGCCGTTGGGCATCGCGAAGGCGGTGCGCAACGGCTCGCGCTTCGATCTCGTGACGAGCCTCGTCGTGCTCGTCGGCTACGCGATTCCGGGCTTCGTGCTGGGCGTGCTGCTGCTCGTGCTGTTTGGCGGCGGCTCGTTCCTGCAACTCTTTCCGCTGCGCAATCTCACCTCCGATAACTGGGATACGCTCTCGATCGGCGGCAAGATTCTCGACTATCTCTGGCACATCACGCTGCCCGTGACGGCCTCGGTGGTGGGCAGCTTTGCCGTCACGACCATGCTGACCAAGAACGCCTTTCTCGAAGAGATCCGCCGCCAATACGTGCTGACTGCGCGCGCCAAGGGCCTCTCGCAGCGCACCGTGCTCTGGAAGCACGTGTTTCGCAACGCGTTGCTGCCACTCGTGGTGGGGTTCCCGGCGGCATTCATCGGCGCGTTCTTCACCGGCAGTCTGCTGATCGAAACGCTTTTCTCGCTCGACGGACTCGGCCTGCTTTCATACGAATCCGTCGTGCGGCGTGATTATCCAGTCGTGCTCGGTACGTTGTACCTCTTCACACTGATCGGACTGCTAACCAAGCTGATTTCCGATCTGTGCTACGTGTGGGTCGATCCCCGCATCCAATTCGAACAACTGGAGCGCTGA
- a CDS encoding ABC transporter permease: MNRVRAGAEPELRTESVRAFKSPTPARRVWLRFKQQRLGYWSLIVFLVAFAASLAGPLWCNDKPIVVRYEGHMYFPLFKDYPETAFGGDFPTPADYLDPYIRHRFDAPGNFALYPPNPYYYDTLNYFAKVPNPAPPSRQNWLGTDESGRDLFARLLYGFRVSVEFALVLTAIGTLLGVLAGAVQGYFGGKVDIIGQRLIEIWSSLPELYLLIIFAAIFEPGFVLLIVLLSLFGWIGLSDYVRAEFLRNRNQDYVLAARAMGLSNWQIIWHHVLPNSLTPVITFLPFRMSGAILALTSLDFLGLGVPAPTPSLGELLAQGKRNLDAWWIALSTFGVLVATLLLLTFIGDALRNALDTRISDAMKAGGNQ, encoded by the coding sequence TTGAACCGAGTCCGCGCTGGCGCCGAACCCGAACTTCGCACCGAGAGCGTGCGCGCCTTCAAGTCGCCCACGCCCGCACGCCGCGTGTGGCTGCGTTTCAAGCAGCAGCGCCTTGGCTACTGGAGCCTGATCGTGTTTCTCGTCGCGTTCGCGGCGAGTCTTGCCGGCCCGCTCTGGTGCAACGACAAGCCGATCGTCGTGCGCTATGAAGGGCACATGTATTTCCCGTTGTTCAAGGACTATCCCGAAACTGCGTTCGGCGGCGATTTCCCCACGCCTGCCGACTATCTCGATCCGTATATTCGCCACCGCTTCGACGCGCCCGGCAACTTCGCGCTCTATCCACCGAACCCGTACTACTACGACACGCTCAACTACTTCGCGAAAGTGCCGAACCCCGCGCCGCCCTCGCGCCAGAACTGGCTCGGCACCGACGAAAGCGGGCGTGACCTGTTTGCGCGGCTGCTGTACGGGTTTCGCGTGTCGGTGGAGTTCGCGCTCGTGCTGACCGCGATCGGTACGCTGCTCGGCGTGCTGGCGGGCGCGGTGCAGGGGTACTTCGGCGGCAAGGTGGATATCATCGGGCAGCGTCTCATCGAGATCTGGAGTTCGCTGCCGGAGCTTTATCTGCTCATTATTTTCGCGGCGATCTTCGAGCCGGGCTTCGTCCTGCTGATCGTGCTGCTTTCGCTGTTCGGCTGGATCGGTCTGTCGGATTACGTGCGCGCCGAATTCCTGCGCAACCGCAACCAGGACTACGTGCTCGCCGCGCGCGCGATGGGCCTCTCGAACTGGCAGATCATCTGGCATCACGTGCTGCCCAATAGCCTCACGCCGGTCATCACGTTCCTGCCGTTTCGCATGAGCGGCGCGATTCTTGCGCTAACGAGCCTCGACTTTCTGGGCCTGGGCGTCCCTGCGCCGACGCCGAGCCTCGGCGAATTGCTCGCGCAGGGCAAGCGCAATCTCGACGCGTGGTGGATCGCTCTCTCGACATTCGGTGTGCTCGTGGCGACGCTGCTGCTGCTGACGTTCATCGGCGACGCGCTGCGCAACGCGCTCGACACGCGCATTTCCGACGCCATGAAGGCCGGAGGCAACCAGTGA
- a CDS encoding ABC transporter ATP-binding protein: MSAVPQDIAAPLLSIEHLSVRFDETLAVDDVTLAIGRGERVALVGESGSGKTVTALAILRLLQDAQISGTIRLDGDDLLAKSERAMRGLRGSDVAMIFQEPMSALNPLYTIGEQIAETIVLHDGVSKKAAYEQAVGLLERTGIAEARRRVSSYPHQLSGGQRQRVMIAMALACRPRLLLADEPTTALDVTIRGQIVELLLELQREEAARRGMSVLLITHDLNLVRRFAQRVAVMEKGKLVESGSIEQIFEAPQHPYTQRLIASRPERHVLPVLPIAPVLLQTKDVIVDFATKLPGFRGWWQKGRYRAVNDASIAVRQGETLGIVGESGSGKTTLAMAMLGLQRTAGGVVEFQGRPIATYQGRERLSLRSHLQVVFQDPFSSLSPRQTIERIVGEGLALHRPDLSSEERRKRVVGVLREVGLDRTVLQRYPHEFSGGQRQRIAIARTLVLEPRVIVLDEPTSALDVSIQQQVLRLLTDLQRKYNLGYVFISHDLEVIGAMAHRVVVMQNGAIVESGEVSNIFDRPAHPYTRKLLKAAFDR; the protein is encoded by the coding sequence GTGAGCGCCGTGCCTCAGGACATTGCCGCACCGCTCCTCTCGATCGAGCATTTGAGCGTGCGGTTCGACGAGACACTCGCCGTCGACGACGTCACGCTGGCGATCGGGCGCGGCGAGCGCGTGGCGCTCGTCGGCGAATCGGGCTCGGGCAAGACCGTGACCGCGTTGGCGATTCTGCGGCTCTTGCAGGACGCGCAGATCAGCGGAACGATCCGGCTCGACGGCGACGATCTGCTCGCTAAAAGTGAGCGCGCGATGCGCGGCCTGCGCGGCAGCGACGTCGCCATGATCTTCCAGGAGCCGATGTCGGCGCTCAATCCGCTCTATACGATCGGCGAGCAGATCGCGGAAACCATCGTGCTGCACGACGGCGTCTCGAAGAAGGCGGCCTACGAGCAGGCGGTGGGGTTGCTCGAACGCACGGGTATTGCCGAAGCGCGGCGGCGCGTGTCGAGCTATCCGCATCAACTCTCGGGCGGCCAGCGTCAGCGCGTGATGATCGCGATGGCGCTGGCGTGCCGTCCGCGCCTTTTGCTCGCTGACGAGCCGACCACGGCGCTCGACGTGACGATCCGCGGCCAGATCGTCGAGCTGCTGCTCGAACTGCAGCGCGAGGAGGCGGCGCGGCGCGGCATGTCGGTGCTGCTCATCACGCACGACCTGAACCTCGTGCGCCGCTTCGCGCAGCGCGTGGCGGTGATGGAGAAGGGCAAGCTCGTGGAGTCGGGCAGCATCGAGCAGATCTTCGAGGCGCCGCAACACCCGTACACGCAGCGGCTCATCGCGAGCCGGCCCGAGCGCCACGTGCTCCCCGTGCTGCCGATCGCGCCGGTTCTGTTGCAGACGAAGGACGTAATCGTCGACTTCGCAACCAAATTGCCGGGTTTTCGCGGCTGGTGGCAGAAAGGGCGCTATCGCGCCGTGAACGACGCGAGCATCGCGGTGCGCCAGGGCGAAACGCTCGGCATCGTCGGCGAGTCCGGGTCGGGCAAGACGACGCTTGCGATGGCGATGTTGGGGTTGCAACGAACGGCGGGCGGTGTCGTCGAGTTCCAGGGGCGGCCGATCGCGACCTATCAGGGGCGCGAGAGACTTTCGTTGCGCTCGCATCTACAGGTTGTCTTTCAGGATCCCTTCAGTTCACTTTCTCCGCGCCAGACCATCGAGCGCATCGTGGGGGAGGGGCTCGCGCTGCATCGGCCCGATCTTTCCAGCGAGGAGCGGCGCAAGCGCGTGGTCGGCGTGCTGCGCGAAGTGGGCCTCGATCGCACCGTTTTGCAACGATATCCGCACGAGTTCTCGGGCGGCCAGCGCCAGCGTATTGCGATTGCGCGCACGCTGGTGCTTGAGCCGCGTGTCATCGTGCTCGACGAACCGACCAGTGCGCTCGACGTGTCGATCCAGCAACAGGTGTTGAGATTGTTGACGGATTTGCAACGCAAGTACAACCTGGGCTACGTGTTCATCAGCCACGACCTGGAAGTGATCGGCGCGATGGCGCACCGGGTCGTAGTGATGCAGAACGGGGCGATCGTCGAGTCCGGGGAAGTCTCGAATATCTTCGATAGACCGGCCCATCCTTACACCCGAAAATTGTTGAAAGCCGCATTTGATCGCTAG
- a CDS encoding C40 family peptidase, protein MQHRYLTQACTRVVAGMFIGVLMAAAPGAFADEVSSFNQNASFSPSNAANPQSIPAVQNANLATPAAAPAPTEGGAKAFLSGMAGKAGDVVVGALNMIGVRYRWGGNSPDSGLDCSGFVRYVFQDTLGMSLPRRAEEMSRVGEKVSMSNLKPGDLVFFNTMRRTFSHVGIYIGDNKFVHSPSTGSTIRVDDLDDGYWEKRFTGARRIETSFTPDQQQNLKRVSAQFDANGGN, encoded by the coding sequence ATGCAGCACCGATACCTGACCCAGGCTTGCACGCGCGTCGTCGCCGGGATGTTCATCGGCGTACTGATGGCCGCAGCTCCCGGCGCGTTCGCCGACGAAGTAAGCAGCTTTAACCAGAATGCCTCATTTTCGCCGAGCAACGCGGCGAATCCGCAGTCCATCCCTGCAGTCCAGAACGCCAACCTGGCGACCCCGGCGGCGGCTCCGGCCCCGACCGAAGGCGGCGCCAAGGCGTTCCTCTCCGGCATGGCCGGCAAAGCCGGCGACGTCGTTGTCGGCGCACTCAACATGATTGGCGTGCGCTACCGCTGGGGCGGCAACTCGCCTGATTCCGGCCTCGATTGCAGCGGCTTCGTGCGCTACGTGTTCCAGGACACGCTCGGCATGTCGCTGCCGCGCCGCGCCGAAGAAATGAGCCGCGTGGGCGAGAAGGTCAGCATGAGCAACCTGAAGCCGGGCGACCTCGTGTTCTTCAATACGATGCGCCGCACGTTCTCGCACGTCGGTATCTACATTGGCGACAACAAGTTCGTGCATTCGCCGTCCACCGGCAGCACGATCCGCGTTGACGACCTCGACGACGGCTATTGGGAAAAGCGCTTCACGGGCGCGCGCCGCATCGAAACTTCGTTCACGCCGGACCAGCAGCAAAACCTCAAGCGCGTGAGCGCACAGTTCGACGCCAACGGCGGCAACTGA
- a CDS encoding patatin-like phospholipase family protein has translation MKQSSPSLSRRHFSLAAASTVLAACTTAGTQTASVPPPVTTAPPPPIGKPTRPIRVGLALGGGAARGFAHIGVIKALEARNVQVDFVVGTSAGSVVAALYASGMNGFALNKLALTMDEASISDWAMPFRTRGLLQGVALQNYLNTTLHDRPIEKMARPLGVVATDLRTGQPILFQRGNTGIAVRASCSIPSIFEPVKIAGHEYVDGGLVSPVPASFARKMGADFVIAVDISARPETASTLSQFDVLMQTFTIMGQTIKTYELDKYADVVIRPNLNAMSSSDFTQRNAAILAGEEAAARIMPELERKLAAARLTA, from the coding sequence TTGAAGCAGTCATCGCCCTCGCTGAGCCGCCGCCACTTTTCGCTTGCGGCCGCCTCCACTGTCCTTGCCGCCTGCACGACCGCGGGCACGCAGACCGCCAGCGTCCCGCCGCCCGTCACCACTGCGCCCCCGCCGCCCATCGGCAAGCCGACACGGCCGATTCGCGTGGGGCTCGCGCTCGGCGGCGGCGCGGCGCGCGGCTTCGCGCATATCGGCGTGATCAAGGCGCTCGAGGCGCGCAACGTGCAGGTCGACTTCGTCGTCGGCACGAGCGCGGGCTCAGTTGTTGCGGCGCTCTACGCCTCAGGCATGAATGGTTTCGCGCTCAACAAGCTCGCGCTGACGATGGACGAGGCCTCGATCAGCGACTGGGCGATGCCGTTTCGCACGCGCGGCCTTTTGCAAGGCGTGGCGCTCCAGAACTATCTGAACACCACGCTGCACGACCGCCCCATCGAAAAAATGGCGAGGCCGCTTGGCGTCGTCGCGACCGACCTGCGCACGGGGCAGCCCATTCTGTTCCAGCGTGGGAACACGGGTATTGCCGTGCGCGCGTCGTGCAGCATTCCGTCGATTTTCGAGCCGGTGAAGATTGCGGGCCACGAATACGTGGACGGAGGCCTCGTGAGCCCCGTGCCGGCCTCGTTCGCGCGCAAGATGGGCGCCGATTTCGTGATCGCCGTCGATATCTCGGCCCGCCCGGAAACGGCCTCGACGCTCAGCCAGTTCGACGTTCTGATGCAGACCTTCACGATCATGGGCCAGACGATCAAGACCTACGAACTCGACAAGTACGCCGACGTCGTGATCCGCCCGAACCTCAACGCGATGTCGAGCAGCGACTTCACGCAGCGCAACGCGGCGATTCTTGCTGGAGAGGAAGCGGCGGCGCGCATCATGCCGGAACTCGAGCGCAAGCTCGCCGCGGCGCGCCTGACGGCCTGA
- the gltX gene encoding glutamate--tRNA ligase encodes MTTSVVRTRFAPSPTGFIHLGNIRSALYPWAFARHNKGVFVLRIEDTDLERSTSESVDAILEGMQWLGLNFDEGPFYQMQRMDRYREVLKQMQEQGLVYPCYMSTEELDALRERQRAAGEKPRYDGTWRPEPGKVLPTPPEGVEPVLRFRNPLTGVVAWDDAVKGRVEISNEELDDLVIARPDGTPTYNFCVVVDDLDMKITHVIRGDDHVNNTPRQINILRALGGEPPVYAHLPTVLNEQGEKMSKRHGAMSVMGYRDAGYLPEAVLNYLARLGWSHGDAEVFTCEQFVEWFDLEHLGKSPAQYDHNKLNWLNNHYLKEVDNARLAELSKPFFAVLGVDEAALARGPSLEGVVALFKDRANTIKEIAESAMMFYREPQPEDEALAQHITEAVRPALADLAAALKSAEWTKEGVSAALKATLATHKLKMPQLAMPARLLVAGTTHTPSVDAVLVLFGRDAVVSRIEKGISAAK; translated from the coding sequence ATGACTACCTCTGTCGTCCGTACCCGCTTCGCGCCGAGCCCGACCGGCTTCATCCACCTCGGCAACATCCGTTCCGCGCTTTACCCGTGGGCGTTCGCGCGCCACAACAAGGGCGTTTTCGTGCTGCGGATCGAAGACACCGACCTCGAGCGTTCGACGTCGGAATCGGTCGATGCAATCCTCGAAGGCATGCAATGGCTCGGCCTGAATTTCGACGAAGGCCCGTTCTACCAGATGCAGCGCATGGACCGGTATCGCGAAGTGCTCAAGCAGATGCAGGAGCAGGGTCTCGTGTACCCGTGCTACATGTCCACCGAAGAGCTCGATGCGCTGCGCGAGCGCCAGCGCGCCGCCGGCGAGAAGCCGCGCTACGACGGCACGTGGCGGCCGGAGCCGGGCAAGGTGCTGCCCACGCCGCCGGAGGGCGTGGAGCCGGTGCTGCGCTTCCGCAACCCGCTCACGGGCGTGGTGGCATGGGACGACGCCGTCAAGGGCCGCGTGGAGATCTCGAACGAGGAACTCGACGACCTCGTGATCGCGCGCCCGGACGGCACGCCGACCTACAACTTCTGCGTGGTCGTGGACGACCTCGACATGAAGATCACGCACGTGATTCGCGGCGACGACCACGTGAACAACACGCCGCGCCAGATCAACATCCTGCGCGCGCTCGGCGGCGAGCCGCCGGTCTATGCGCACCTGCCTACCGTGCTCAACGAGCAGGGCGAGAAGATGAGCAAGCGCCACGGCGCGATGAGCGTGATGGGCTATCGCGACGCAGGCTATCTGCCGGAAGCGGTGCTCAACTATCTCGCGCGTCTGGGTTGGTCGCACGGCGATGCCGAAGTGTTCACGTGCGAGCAGTTCGTCGAGTGGTTCGACCTCGAGCATCTGGGCAAGTCGCCCGCGCAGTACGACCACAACAAGCTCAACTGGCTCAACAACCACTACCTGAAGGAAGTGGACAATGCACGGCTCGCCGAGCTCTCGAAGCCGTTCTTCGCTGTGCTCGGTGTGGACGAGGCCGCACTTGCCAGGGGCCCGTCGCTCGAAGGCGTGGTCGCGCTCTTCAAGGACCGTGCGAACACGATTAAGGAGATCGCCGAGAGCGCGATGATGTTCTACCGCGAGCCGCAGCCGGAAGACGAAGCACTCGCGCAGCACATCACGGAAGCGGTGCGCCCCGCGCTCGCCGACCTCGCCGCAGCGCTCAAGAGCGCTGAGTGGACGAAGGAGGGCGTGTCGGCCGCGCTCAAGGCAACGCTTGCCACGCACAAGCTCAAGATGCCGCAGCTCGCGATGCCGGCCCGTTTGCTCGTGGCGGGTACGACGCACACGCCGTCGGTAGACGCGGTGCTCGTGCTGTTCGGCCGCGATGCGGTGGTGAGCCGTATCGAGAAGGGCATTTCGGCTGCAAAGTAA
- a CDS encoding GNAT family N-acetyltransferase — protein sequence MFAPNDIPSPFQLRRATMDDFEFAETLTRNNMGGYYLRHHLVWRGDLFLASYRESENFILELDGEAIGVLRVTQEGDSLHIRDVQIAQGYRGHGAGTFLLDISHQWARERGLRELQLRVFVDNPAARLYLRMGYRVAGPRLARLGSIRHMTRPV from the coding sequence ATGTTCGCACCGAACGACATTCCGTCGCCGTTTCAGCTGCGCCGCGCCACCATGGACGATTTCGAGTTCGCGGAGACGCTCACGCGCAACAACATGGGTGGCTACTATCTGCGGCATCACCTCGTCTGGCGCGGCGATCTTTTTCTGGCGAGCTATCGCGAGTCGGAGAATTTCATCCTCGAACTCGACGGCGAAGCGATCGGCGTGCTGCGGGTAACGCAGGAGGGCGACTCGCTGCACATTCGCGACGTGCAGATCGCCCAAGGCTATCGCGGCCATGGCGCCGGCACGTTCTTGCTCGACATCTCGCACCAATGGGCCCGCGAGCGCGGCCTGCGTGAACTGCAACTGCGCGTGTTCGTCGATAACCCGGCCGCGCGTCTTTATCTGCGCATGGGTTATCGCGTGGCGGGACCGAGGCTGGCGCGCCTTGGCTCGATTCGCCACATGACGCGACCTGTCTGA